The proteins below are encoded in one region of Tomitella fengzijianii:
- the panC gene encoding pantoate--beta-alanine ligase yields MTLQARDYTPGGLTVHHDPQRITAVARALRGVGRQVVLVPTMGALHEGHLELVRQAKRVPGSVVVVSVFVNPLQFGEGEDLDAYPRTLDTDVELLRGEGAELVFAPSAAAMYPNGPRTMIHPGPMGAELEGGARPTHFAGMLTVVCKLFQIVAPHAAFFGEKDYQQLALIRQMVTDLDLDVKVVGVPTVRESDGLALSSRNGYLTPGQRALATTLSAALVAGAHAAAGGADAVLTTARGVLDTVPELDVDYLELRGLDLGPAPEVGDGRLLVAARLGATRLIDNVGVPIGTGFTGSDTPGVPADAGAVP; encoded by the coding sequence GTGACGCTGCAAGCACGCGACTACACGCCCGGCGGACTGACCGTCCACCACGATCCGCAGCGGATCACCGCCGTGGCACGCGCCCTGCGCGGCGTCGGCCGGCAGGTGGTGCTGGTGCCCACGATGGGCGCGCTGCACGAGGGGCACCTGGAGCTGGTGCGGCAGGCCAAGCGCGTCCCCGGGTCGGTGGTGGTCGTGTCCGTCTTCGTCAATCCGCTGCAGTTCGGCGAGGGGGAGGACCTCGACGCGTATCCGCGCACGCTCGACACGGACGTCGAGCTGCTGCGCGGCGAGGGCGCCGAGCTGGTGTTCGCCCCGTCGGCCGCGGCGATGTACCCGAACGGGCCGCGCACGATGATCCACCCCGGCCCGATGGGGGCGGAACTCGAAGGCGGCGCACGGCCCACGCATTTCGCGGGCATGCTGACCGTGGTCTGCAAGCTCTTCCAGATCGTCGCCCCGCACGCGGCGTTCTTCGGCGAGAAGGACTACCAGCAGCTCGCGCTCATCCGGCAGATGGTGACCGACCTCGATCTCGACGTGAAGGTCGTCGGCGTGCCCACTGTGCGCGAATCCGACGGCCTGGCGCTCTCGTCGCGCAACGGCTATCTGACCCCCGGGCAGCGCGCGCTCGCCACCACGCTCTCCGCAGCGCTGGTGGCGGGGGCCCATGCTGCGGCGGGCGGCGCCGATGCCGTGTTGACGACCGCGCGCGGCGTTCTGGACACGGTGCCGGAGCTGGACGTCGACTACCTCGAACTGCGCGGACTCGACCTCGGACCCGCGCCCGAGGTCGGCGACGGACGACTGCTCGTCGCGGCCAGGCTGGGGGCGACCCGGCTCATCGACAACGTGGGCGTGCCCATCGGAACGGGATTCACCGGTTCCGACACGCCGGGGGTGCCGGCGGATGCGGGGGCCGTTCCCTGA
- the panD gene encoding aspartate 1-decarboxylase, with protein sequence MFRTMLKSKIHRATVTHADLHYVGSVTVDADLMKAADLYEGEQVAIVDVTNGARLETYVITGEPGSGVIGINGAAAHLIDPGDLVILISYAMMDEKESREFQPSIVFVDENNAPADVGGNPGHAPADSGLTSLQHREASSAQAADLVGSPA encoded by the coding sequence ATGTTCCGCACGATGCTCAAGTCGAAGATCCACCGCGCCACCGTCACACACGCCGACCTGCACTACGTCGGCTCGGTGACGGTGGACGCCGACCTGATGAAGGCCGCCGACCTCTACGAGGGCGAGCAGGTGGCCATCGTCGACGTCACCAACGGGGCCCGCCTCGAGACCTACGTGATCACCGGGGAGCCGGGGTCCGGTGTCATCGGCATCAACGGCGCGGCCGCGCATCTGATCGATCCGGGCGATCTGGTCATCCTCATCTCCTACGCGATGATGGACGAGAAGGAATCGCGTGAATTCCAGCCGTCGATCGTGTTCGTCGACGAGAACAACGCGCCCGCCGACGTGGGCGGAAACCCGGGGCACGCCCCCGCGGACTCGGGCCTGACCAGCCTCCAGCACCGCGAAGCGTCGTCCGCGCAGGCCGCGGACCTCGTCGGCAGTCCGGCCTGA
- a CDS encoding type III pantothenate kinase, with amino-acid sequence MLLAVDVGNTNTSLAVFDAEAPGGEPVLRRRMRTDARQTADEIALIVRGLLGERADAITGVGALATVPSVLRELRLMLERYWPHIPHVVVAPGVRTGVPLLVDNPKEVGADRVMNALAAHHLFGCPVIVVDFGTSTRVDVVSGAGEFLGGAIAPGIDISVDALAARGAALRKVELARPRSVVGKSTVEALQSGIVFGFACQVDGMVERVRKELPEFAADDVAVVATGGLAEVVLGECQSITDHEPDLTAIGLHLVFERNRAGSRAGRRQVR; translated from the coding sequence ATGCTCCTGGCCGTCGATGTGGGCAACACGAACACCTCGCTGGCGGTCTTCGACGCGGAGGCGCCGGGCGGGGAGCCGGTCCTGCGCAGGCGCATGCGCACCGACGCGCGGCAGACGGCCGACGAGATCGCGCTGATCGTCCGCGGGCTGCTGGGCGAGCGCGCCGATGCGATCACGGGCGTCGGGGCGCTGGCCACGGTGCCGTCCGTATTGCGTGAACTGCGGCTGATGCTGGAGCGCTACTGGCCGCACATCCCGCACGTCGTGGTTGCGCCGGGAGTGCGTACCGGCGTCCCTCTGCTGGTGGACAACCCGAAGGAGGTCGGCGCGGACCGCGTGATGAACGCGCTCGCCGCGCACCACCTGTTCGGATGCCCTGTCATCGTCGTCGATTTCGGCACCTCCACCCGCGTCGACGTGGTCAGCGGTGCCGGCGAGTTCCTCGGCGGGGCGATCGCCCCGGGGATCGACATCTCGGTGGACGCGCTGGCCGCCCGCGGGGCCGCGCTGCGCAAGGTGGAGCTGGCCCGGCCGCGTTCCGTGGTGGGCAAGAGCACCGTGGAAGCCCTGCAGTCCGGCATCGTCTTCGGATTCGCCTGCCAGGTGGACGGCATGGTGGAGAGGGTGCGCAAGGAGCTGCCTGAGTTCGCGGCCGACGACGTGGCCGTGGTGGCCACCGGCGGCCTCGCCGAGGTGGTCCTGGGGGAATGCCAGTCAATCACCGATCACGAGCCGGACCTCACCGCCATCGGCCTGCACCTGGTCTTCGAGCGCAACCGCGCGGGTTCGCGGGCCGGCCGCCGCCAGGTCCGGTGA
- a CDS encoding rhodanese-like domain-containing protein, producing the protein MTTFMATFMSNGVAAPASSIPASAYTAVIAGGAVVVDIRTHAQRAAEGALPGALAIAADLLEARLDPSSSARLGVASDPRVRWVLISDDGTLASMAVQALHLLGVRNASHVDGGFLALERRGLVAAGDSAAHVRREAAAITAH; encoded by the coding sequence ATGACCACTTTCATGGCCACTTTCATGTCCAACGGTGTCGCAGCACCGGCCTCATCGATCCCCGCGTCCGCCTACACGGCCGTTATCGCGGGCGGCGCCGTCGTCGTCGACATCCGCACTCACGCTCAGCGTGCCGCAGAGGGGGCCCTCCCGGGTGCGCTCGCGATCGCCGCGGACCTTCTCGAAGCGCGCCTGGACCCTTCGTCGTCCGCGCGTCTGGGGGTCGCCTCGGACCCGCGGGTGCGGTGGGTGCTGATCAGTGACGACGGCACGCTGGCATCGATGGCGGTGCAGGCGCTGCACCTGCTCGGCGTCCGCAACGCGTCGCACGTCGACGGCGGTTTCCTGGCTCTCGAGCGGCGGGGACTCGTCGCCGCGGGCGACTCGGCGGCGCATGTCCGCCGCGAGGCCGCGGCGATCACCGCGCACTGA
- the lysS gene encoding lysine--tRNA ligase, translating into MPAGKPGKGRSHGADESAPEQHRIRAAKREQMLAEGIEPYPVAIDCTHSLAEIRAQYPDLEPDTQTGATVGVAGRVIFVRNTGKLCFATLQEGDGTQLQAMISLAAVGEEPLARWKALVDMGDIVYVHGEVISSRRGELSVMADSWAMASKSLRPLPVAHKEMNEESRVRQRYVDLIVRPDARRIARERIAVMRALRDSMDSRGFLEVETPMLQTIHGGAAARPFVTRSNAMDMDLYLRIAPELFLKRCVVGGIDRVYEINRNFRNEGVDSTHSPEFAMLETYAAYGTYDDSARMTRELVQEVADAAFGTRRLTLADGTVYDVDGEWTELEMYPSLSEALGCEITPDTTIAELTVHADRLGVDVPAKAVTHGKLVEELWEFLVGDHLHAPTFVRDFPVETSPLTRQHRSKPGVTEKWDLYVRGFELATGYSELVDPVVQRERFELQARLAASGDDEAMVLDEDFLAAMEHGMPPTTGTGMGIDRLLMALTGLGIRETILFPLVKPLQD; encoded by the coding sequence GTGCCTGCGGGCAAGCCCGGAAAGGGGCGATCCCACGGCGCCGACGAATCGGCGCCGGAGCAGCACAGGATCCGCGCCGCCAAGCGGGAGCAGATGCTGGCAGAGGGGATCGAACCGTATCCGGTGGCGATCGACTGCACGCATTCACTCGCTGAGATCCGCGCGCAGTATCCCGATCTGGAGCCGGACACGCAGACCGGCGCGACAGTCGGAGTCGCGGGACGGGTCATATTCGTCAGGAACACCGGCAAGCTGTGCTTCGCCACGTTGCAGGAGGGCGACGGCACGCAATTGCAGGCGATGATCAGCCTCGCGGCCGTCGGCGAAGAGCCGTTGGCGCGGTGGAAAGCGCTGGTGGACATGGGCGACATCGTCTACGTCCACGGTGAGGTGATCAGTTCACGGCGCGGCGAACTGTCGGTGATGGCCGATTCCTGGGCGATGGCGTCGAAGTCGCTGCGTCCGCTCCCGGTGGCGCACAAAGAGATGAACGAGGAATCGCGCGTACGTCAGCGCTATGTCGATCTGATCGTGCGCCCGGATGCGCGGCGGATCGCGCGTGAACGCATCGCCGTGATGCGCGCGCTCCGCGACTCCATGGACTCGCGGGGGTTCCTCGAGGTCGAGACCCCCATGTTGCAGACCATCCACGGCGGTGCGGCGGCGCGTCCGTTCGTCACCCGTTCGAATGCCATGGACATGGACCTGTACCTGCGGATCGCGCCGGAACTGTTCCTCAAGCGTTGCGTGGTCGGAGGAATCGACCGGGTCTACGAGATCAACAGGAACTTCCGCAATGAAGGCGTGGATTCCACCCACTCGCCGGAATTCGCGATGCTCGAGACCTACGCCGCGTACGGGACGTACGACGACTCCGCCCGCATGACGCGTGAGCTCGTCCAGGAGGTGGCGGACGCCGCCTTCGGAACCCGTCGGCTGACCCTGGCGGACGGCACCGTCTACGACGTCGACGGCGAGTGGACGGAACTGGAGATGTATCCGTCACTCTCGGAGGCGCTCGGCTGCGAGATCACCCCGGACACCACGATCGCCGAGCTCACCGTGCACGCTGACCGACTGGGTGTCGACGTGCCGGCCAAGGCCGTGACGCACGGAAAGCTCGTCGAGGAGCTGTGGGAATTCCTTGTGGGCGATCACCTGCATGCGCCCACCTTCGTGCGCGACTTCCCGGTGGAGACGTCCCCGCTGACCCGCCAGCACCGCAGCAAGCCCGGGGTCACCGAGAAATGGGACCTGTACGTGCGGGGGTTCGAGCTGGCGACCGGCTATTCGGAGCTGGTCGATCCGGTGGTCCAGCGTGAGCGCTTCGAACTCCAGGCGCGGCTCGCCGCGTCCGGGGACGACGAGGCGATGGTGCTCGATGAGGACTTCCTCGCGGCCATGGAGCACGGAATGCCGCCCACCACCGGAACCGGAATGGGCATCGACCGGTTGTTGATGGCGCTCACCGGCCTGGGAATCCGCGAAACAATTCTCTTCCCGCTGGTCAAGCCGCTGCAGGATTGA
- a CDS encoding histone-like nucleoid-structuring protein Lsr2, giving the protein MAKKVTVTLIDDLDRESEAVETVEFGLDGVGYEIDLSEDNAENLRELMRDWIIHSRKVSGRRRGQRASTAPRSTNSREETAAIRRWARDNGFKVSSRGRIPSEVLEAYGRAH; this is encoded by the coding sequence ATGGCAAAGAAGGTCACGGTCACGCTCATCGACGACCTGGATCGGGAATCGGAGGCCGTTGAGACGGTTGAATTCGGTCTCGACGGCGTCGGATATGAGATCGACCTCTCAGAGGACAACGCGGAGAACCTGCGCGAACTGATGCGGGATTGGATCATCCATTCGCGCAAGGTGAGCGGCCGCCGCCGCGGTCAGCGTGCGTCCACCGCCCCCCGTTCCACCAACAGCCGCGAGGAGACGGCGGCGATCCGCCGTTGGGCGCGGGACAACGGATTCAAGGTCTCGTCGCGCGGGCGCATCCCCAGCGAGGTCCTGGAGGCCTACGGCAGGGCGCACTGA
- a CDS encoding esterase/lipase family protein: MVVSAGLLAFGTAAPTAADPLPVPPTFFAGIPYELLNPGGSLPGVNDWGCKPSAEHPNPVILVHGTGGGAQTNWGAMAPRTKNAGYCVYALTYGVNPGTPWPLSAMGGLTRMQDSAQELSVFVDRVLAASGAQKVDFVGHSQGTLMPNYYVKFLGGAPKVDKYISLAPLWKGTTAGGASEFTAKLDAAAKTNPAARQYADLMNEYCGACSQMSAGSPFIEKMNAGGTYAPGVQYTNIMTRYDELVVPWTAGYVEAPNATNIVMQDTCAQDYSDHLAIAASVRSQAMVLNALDPAHPIPVPCVFVPPFLG, translated from the coding sequence ATCGTGGTGTCGGCCGGGTTGCTGGCATTCGGCACTGCCGCGCCGACGGCCGCCGATCCGCTGCCGGTGCCGCCGACATTCTTCGCCGGCATTCCGTATGAGCTGCTGAATCCGGGCGGCTCGTTGCCCGGGGTCAACGATTGGGGTTGCAAGCCCAGCGCCGAGCACCCGAATCCGGTGATTCTCGTGCATGGCACAGGCGGGGGCGCGCAGACCAACTGGGGTGCGATGGCGCCGCGCACCAAGAACGCGGGCTATTGCGTGTATGCGCTGACCTACGGGGTGAATCCGGGGACTCCCTGGCCGCTGAGTGCGATGGGCGGGCTGACGCGGATGCAGGATTCCGCGCAGGAATTGTCGGTGTTCGTCGACAGGGTGCTGGCGGCGTCCGGGGCGCAGAAGGTCGACTTCGTCGGGCATTCGCAGGGCACGCTGATGCCGAACTACTACGTGAAGTTCCTCGGCGGCGCGCCGAAGGTGGACAAGTACATCTCGCTGGCGCCGCTGTGGAAGGGCACGACCGCCGGCGGCGCGAGCGAGTTCACGGCCAAGCTGGACGCGGCCGCGAAGACGAATCCGGCGGCCCGCCAGTACGCGGACCTGATGAACGAGTACTGCGGCGCGTGCTCGCAGATGTCGGCCGGGTCGCCCTTCATCGAGAAGATGAACGCGGGCGGCACCTACGCGCCCGGGGTCCAATACACGAACATCATGACGAGGTACGACGAACTGGTGGTCCCGTGGACCGCCGGGTACGTCGAAGCGCCGAACGCGACGAACATCGTCATGCAGGACACCTGCGCGCAGGACTATTCCGACCACCTCGCCATCGCCGCCTCGGTGCGCTCGCAGGCGATGGTGCTGAACGCGCTCGACCCGGCCCATCCCATCCCGGTTCCGTGCGTGTTCGTGCCGCCGTTCCTCGGGTGA
- a CDS encoding esterase/lipase family protein produces MTAALAAFGTAAPAAAESPTDRITTLVDTYKPEVMNPGGSLPGVNDWGCKPSAEHPNPVVLVHGTFGNQQINWGAMAPRIKDAGYCVYALNYGVNPGTPWPLSAFGGLTRMQDSAQELSVFVDRVLAASGAQKVDFVGHSQGTLMPNYYVKFLDGAPKVDKYISLAPLWEGTDAVGPLAAGTDAAADPVTQAAGELMDRYCGACSQMTAGSPFIEKMNAGGTYAPGVEYTNIMTEYDGTVVPWTAGYVEGPDTTNIVVQDGCPQDHSDHSSLVSSVRAQALVLNALDPAHPVAVPCVAVQPFAG; encoded by the coding sequence GTGACGGCCGCCCTCGCGGCATTCGGAACGGCGGCGCCGGCGGCGGCCGAGTCGCCGACCGACCGGATCACGACGCTGGTCGACACGTACAAGCCCGAGGTGATGAATCCGGGCGGTTCGTTGCCCGGGGTCAACGATTGGGGTTGCAAGCCGAGCGCCGAGCATCCGAATCCAGTGGTCCTGGTGCACGGCACCTTCGGCAACCAGCAGATCAACTGGGGTGCGATGGCGCCGCGCATCAAGGATGCGGGCTACTGCGTGTACGCGCTCAACTACGGGGTGAATCCGGGCACGCCGTGGCCCCTCAGCGCATTCGGCGGGCTGACGCGGATGCAGGATTCCGCGCAGGAGCTGTCGGTGTTCGTCGACAGGGTGCTGGCGGCGTCCGGGGCGCAGAAGGTCGACTTCGTCGGGCATTCGCAGGGCACGCTGATGCCAAACTACTACGTGAAGTTCCTCGACGGCGCGCCGAAGGTGGACAAGTACATATCGCTGGCGCCGCTGTGGGAAGGCACGGACGCCGTCGGCCCGTTGGCGGCGGGCACGGATGCGGCAGCGGACCCGGTCACGCAGGCGGCCGGGGAGCTGATGGACCGGTACTGCGGCGCGTGCTCGCAGATGACGGCCGGGTCGCCCTTCATCGAGAAGATGAACGCGGGCGGCACCTACGCGCCCGGGGTGGAGTACACGAACATCATGACGGAGTACGACGGGACGGTGGTCCCGTGGACGGCCGGATACGTCGAGGGCCCGGACACGACGAACATCGTCGTGCAGGACGGCTGCCCGCAGGACCATTCGGATCACTCGTCGTTGGTGTCGTCGGTGCGTGCGCAGGCCCTCGTCCTGAACGCGCTCGACCCCGCCCACCCCGTGGCAGTGCCGTGCGTGGCCGTGCAGCCGTTCGCGGGATGA
- a CDS encoding ATP-dependent Clp protease ATP-binding subunit, translating into MFERFTDRARRVVVLAQEEARMLNHNYIGTEHILLGLIHEGEGVAAKALESLGISLEGVRSQVEEIIGQGQQAPSGHIPFTPRAKKVLELSLREALQLGHNYIGTEHILLGLIREGEGVAAQVLVKLGADLNRVRQQVIQLLSGYQGKEGAEAATGGRSSESGTPSTSLVLDQFGRNLTQAATEGKLDPVIGRAKEIERVMQVLSRRTKNNPVLIGEPGVGKTAVAEGLAQAIVAGDVPETLKEKQLYTLDLGSLVAGSRYRGDFEERLKKVLKEINTRGDIILFIDELHTLVGAGAAEGAIDAASILKPKLARGELQTIGATTLDEYRKYIEKDAALERRFQPVQVGEPSVEHTIEILKGLRDRYEAHHRVSISDSALNAAATLADRYISDRFLPDKAIDLIDEAGARMRIRRMTAPPDLRAFDDRIADVRREKESAIDGQDFEKAASLRDQEKQLIQQRADREKQWRSGDLDVVAEVDDQEIAEVLGSWTGIPVFKLTEEETSRLLRMEDELHKRIIGQQDAVAAVSKAIRRTRAGLKDPKRPSGSFIFAGPSGVGKTELSKALAEFLFGDDDALIQIDMGEFHDRFTASRLFGAPPGYVGYEEGGQLTEKVRRKPFSVVLFDEIEKAHQEIYNTLLQVLEDGRLTDGQGRLVDFKNTVLIFTSNLGTSDISKAVGLGFTSNDAEQDNYERMKLKVNDELKKHFRPEFLNRIDDIIVFHQLTRDQIIEMVDLMITRLEKQMAAKDMAIELTDKAKSLLAKRGFDPVLGARPLRRTIQREIEDQLSEKILFGEIGPGEIVLVDVEDWDGEGSGDKARFTFTGQPRPVALPDTPEGAMAGAGSEESSSASGGDTTTGE; encoded by the coding sequence ATGTTCGAGAGGTTTACCGACCGCGCGCGGCGCGTCGTCGTCCTGGCACAGGAAGAGGCCAGGATGCTCAACCACAATTACATCGGCACGGAGCACATCCTGCTGGGCCTCATCCACGAGGGCGAGGGCGTCGCGGCCAAGGCACTGGAATCGCTCGGCATCTCACTGGAGGGCGTGCGGAGCCAGGTCGAGGAGATCATCGGCCAGGGGCAGCAGGCCCCGTCCGGGCACATCCCGTTCACGCCGCGCGCCAAGAAGGTCCTGGAGCTCAGTCTGCGTGAAGCGCTGCAGCTGGGCCACAACTACATCGGCACCGAGCACATCCTGCTGGGTCTCATCCGCGAGGGCGAGGGCGTCGCCGCGCAGGTGCTGGTCAAGCTGGGTGCGGACCTCAACCGCGTCCGTCAGCAGGTGATCCAGCTGCTGTCCGGATACCAGGGCAAGGAGGGCGCGGAGGCGGCCACCGGGGGACGCAGCAGCGAGTCCGGAACGCCGTCGACGTCCCTGGTGCTCGACCAGTTCGGGCGCAACCTCACACAGGCGGCCACCGAGGGCAAACTCGACCCGGTCATAGGCCGGGCCAAAGAGATCGAACGCGTGATGCAGGTGCTGAGCCGGCGCACGAAGAACAACCCCGTCCTCATCGGCGAGCCGGGCGTCGGCAAGACCGCCGTCGCGGAGGGGCTGGCGCAGGCGATCGTCGCGGGCGACGTGCCGGAGACCCTCAAGGAGAAGCAGCTCTACACCCTGGACCTGGGCTCACTGGTGGCGGGCAGCCGGTACCGCGGTGATTTCGAGGAGCGCCTCAAGAAGGTGCTCAAGGAGATCAACACCCGCGGCGACATCATCCTGTTCATCGACGAGCTGCACACGCTGGTGGGCGCCGGCGCCGCGGAGGGCGCGATCGACGCCGCGTCGATCCTCAAGCCCAAGCTGGCCCGCGGTGAGCTGCAGACCATCGGCGCCACCACGCTCGACGAGTACCGCAAGTACATCGAGAAGGACGCGGCGCTGGAGCGCCGCTTCCAGCCGGTGCAGGTGGGCGAGCCGTCGGTGGAGCACACCATCGAGATCCTCAAGGGGCTGCGCGACCGCTACGAGGCGCACCACCGGGTGTCCATCTCCGACAGCGCGCTCAATGCGGCGGCCACGCTTGCGGACCGCTACATCAGCGACCGATTCCTTCCGGACAAGGCCATCGACCTGATCGACGAGGCCGGCGCCCGCATGCGCATCCGCCGGATGACCGCCCCGCCGGACCTGCGCGCATTCGACGACCGGATCGCGGACGTGCGGCGCGAGAAGGAGTCGGCCATCGACGGGCAGGACTTCGAGAAGGCCGCCAGCCTGCGCGACCAGGAGAAGCAGCTCATCCAGCAGCGCGCCGACCGCGAGAAGCAGTGGCGCTCGGGCGACCTCGACGTCGTCGCGGAGGTGGACGACCAGGAGATCGCCGAGGTCCTCGGCAGCTGGACGGGCATCCCCGTTTTCAAGCTTACGGAGGAGGAGACGAGCCGCCTGCTGCGCATGGAGGACGAGCTCCACAAGCGCATCATCGGGCAGCAGGACGCCGTCGCGGCCGTGTCCAAGGCCATCCGCCGCACGCGGGCGGGCCTCAAGGACCCCAAGCGGCCCTCGGGCTCGTTCATCTTCGCCGGGCCCTCCGGCGTCGGCAAGACCGAGCTGTCCAAGGCGCTGGCCGAGTTCCTCTTCGGCGACGACGACGCCCTCATCCAGATCGACATGGGCGAGTTCCACGACCGCTTCACCGCGTCGCGGCTGTTCGGCGCGCCCCCCGGGTACGTCGGCTACGAGGAGGGCGGCCAGCTCACCGAGAAGGTGCGGCGCAAGCCGTTCTCAGTGGTGCTGTTCGACGAGATCGAGAAGGCGCACCAGGAGATCTACAACACCCTCCTGCAGGTGCTGGAGGACGGTCGTCTGACCGACGGCCAGGGACGCCTGGTGGACTTCAAGAACACCGTGCTCATCTTCACCTCCAACCTGGGCACCTCGGACATCTCGAAGGCCGTGGGACTGGGCTTCACGTCGAACGATGCCGAGCAGGACAACTACGAGCGGATGAAGCTCAAGGTCAACGACGAGCTCAAGAAGCACTTCCGGCCGGAGTTCCTCAACCGCATCGACGACATCATCGTGTTCCACCAGCTCACCCGCGATCAGATCATCGAGATGGTGGATCTGATGATCACGCGGCTGGAGAAGCAGATGGCGGCCAAGGACATGGCGATCGAACTCACCGACAAGGCCAAGTCGCTGCTGGCCAAGCGCGGCTTCGACCCGGTGCTCGGCGCCCGTCCGCTGCGCAGGACCATCCAGCGCGAGATCGAGGACCAGCTCTCCGAGAAGATCCTCTTCGGCGAGATCGGCCCCGGCGAGATCGTCCTCGTCGACGTCGAGGATTGGGACGGCGAAGGATCCGGGGACAAGGCCAGGTTCACCTTTACCGGACAGCCCCGGCCCGTCGCCCTGCCCGACACCCCTGAGGGGGCGATGGCGGGGGCCGGCAGCGAGGAGTCTTCCTCGGCCTCCGGCGGTGACACGACGACCGGCGAGTAG
- a CDS encoding OsmC family peroxiredoxin has product MPKRSARTEWTGSFQEGSGKVEFTSSGLGTFTTSFPTRSADAANGTTSPEEMIAAAHSACFAMQLSAVIGEAGGTVKKLDVSAEVGLGPDDPGFKLTGIALTLRGEVDGLDADAFAEAARTAKEMCPVSKALAGVEITLDAQLA; this is encoded by the coding sequence ATGCCCAAGCGCAGCGCACGCACCGAGTGGACCGGCTCATTCCAGGAGGGGTCCGGCAAGGTCGAGTTCACCAGTTCGGGCCTCGGCACTTTCACGACCTCCTTTCCGACGCGCTCGGCGGATGCCGCCAACGGCACCACCAGCCCGGAGGAGATGATCGCGGCCGCACACTCCGCCTGCTTCGCGATGCAGCTCTCCGCGGTGATCGGCGAGGCGGGGGGAACGGTGAAGAAGCTCGACGTGTCCGCGGAGGTGGGCCTGGGTCCGGACGACCCGGGCTTCAAGCTCACCGGCATCGCGCTGACGCTTCGCGGCGAGGTGGACGGCCTGGACGCGGACGCCTTCGCGGAGGCCGCACGGACCGCCAAGGAGATGTGCCCCGTCAGCAAGGCGCTCGCAGGAGTCGAGATCACGTTGGACGCGCAGCTCGCTTGA
- a CDS encoding antibiotic biosynthesis monooxygenase family protein produces the protein MSVVKINAIEIPEGAGPELEKRFAARAGAVEGSPGFVSFQLLRPTKGEDRYFVVTEWETEEAFQAWADGRGKAAHAGSGDKPKPVATGAALLEFEVVQDVRR, from the coding sequence ATGAGCGTCGTCAAGATCAATGCCATCGAAATCCCCGAGGGTGCGGGGCCGGAACTGGAGAAGCGTTTCGCCGCCCGCGCGGGCGCCGTGGAGGGTTCCCCCGGATTCGTCAGCTTCCAGTTGCTCCGCCCCACGAAGGGCGAGGACCGCTACTTCGTCGTCACCGAATGGGAGACGGAGGAGGCGTTCCAGGCGTGGGCGGACGGCCGCGGCAAGGCCGCCCACGCGGGCTCGGGCGATAAGCCGAAGCCCGTCGCCACGGGGGCCGCGCTTCTCGAGTTCGAGGTGGTCCAGGACGTCCGGCGGTAG